A genome region from Microbacterium terricola includes the following:
- the hutH gene encoding histidine ammonia-lyase, with the protein MSTITTSDVVTVGAAPLRPEDVVAVARHGARIEIDHAALARVAATRALVEGLASDPHPHYGISTGFGALATTFIAPDRRRQLQASLIRSHAAGTGAEVESEVVRALQLLRLQTLATGHTGVRPAVVETYAGMLNAGITPIVREYGSLGCSGDLAPLSHLALAAMGEGEVRDRSGALVPAAEALATASLAPLVLEEKEGLALINGTDGMLGMLLLALHDLSVLLETADIAAAMSIESQLGTDAVFAADLMALRPQVGQAVSALNLRALLGDSPMVASHKGPEDGRVQDAYSLRCAPQVHGAARDTVEHARMIAARELASAVDNPVITDDGRVQSNGNFHGAPVAYVLDFLAIAVADVASISERRTDRALDPARSHGLPPFLAHEVGVDSGLMIAQYAAAGIVSELKRLAVPASVDSIPSSAMQEDHVSMGWAAARKLRRGIDGLARVLAIEVLTASRALDLRAPLQPGQGTGAVRDLVRTVAAGPGPDHYVSPDIEAVTALVLSGAVAEAAGLRPEHLFSPAQDEAGADDPA; encoded by the coding sequence ATGAGCACCATCACCACCTCCGACGTCGTCACGGTCGGCGCCGCCCCCCTGCGCCCGGAGGACGTCGTCGCCGTCGCGCGGCACGGCGCGCGCATCGAGATCGACCACGCAGCGCTGGCGCGGGTGGCCGCGACCCGCGCCCTCGTCGAAGGGCTCGCGAGCGACCCGCATCCGCACTACGGCATCTCGACGGGCTTCGGCGCGCTGGCGACCACCTTCATCGCGCCGGACCGCCGCCGGCAGCTGCAGGCCAGCCTGATCCGCTCGCACGCCGCCGGCACCGGCGCCGAGGTCGAGTCGGAGGTCGTGCGCGCGCTCCAGCTGCTGCGCCTCCAGACCCTCGCCACCGGGCACACCGGGGTGCGGCCGGCGGTCGTGGAGACCTATGCGGGCATGCTCAACGCCGGCATCACCCCGATCGTGCGCGAGTACGGCTCGCTGGGCTGCTCGGGCGACCTCGCGCCCCTGTCGCACCTCGCGCTCGCGGCGATGGGCGAGGGGGAGGTGCGCGATCGATCCGGCGCACTCGTGCCTGCCGCGGAGGCGCTGGCGACAGCATCCCTCGCTCCGCTCGTGCTCGAGGAGAAGGAGGGGCTCGCCCTCATCAACGGCACCGACGGCATGCTCGGGATGCTGCTGCTCGCCCTGCACGACCTGTCGGTGCTGCTGGAGACCGCCGACATCGCCGCCGCCATGTCGATCGAGAGCCAGCTCGGCACCGACGCCGTGTTCGCCGCCGACCTGATGGCCCTGCGCCCGCAGGTGGGGCAGGCCGTGTCCGCGCTGAACCTGCGCGCGCTGCTCGGCGACTCGCCGATGGTCGCGAGCCACAAGGGTCCGGAGGACGGCCGCGTGCAGGACGCGTACTCGCTGCGCTGCGCGCCGCAGGTGCACGGCGCCGCCCGCGACACCGTCGAGCATGCGCGCATGATCGCCGCGCGCGAACTCGCCTCGGCCGTCGACAACCCGGTCATCACCGATGACGGGCGGGTGCAGTCCAACGGCAACTTCCACGGCGCGCCGGTCGCGTACGTGCTCGACTTCCTCGCGATCGCGGTCGCCGACGTCGCCTCGATCTCGGAGCGCCGCACCGACCGGGCGCTCGACCCGGCGCGCAGCCACGGGCTGCCGCCGTTCCTCGCGCACGAGGTGGGCGTCGACTCGGGGCTGATGATCGCGCAGTACGCCGCGGCGGGGATCGTCTCTGAGCTCAAGCGCCTGGCCGTGCCCGCATCCGTCGACTCGATCCCGTCCTCGGCGATGCAGGAGGACCACGTCTCGATGGGATGGGCCGCGGCCCGCAAGCTCCGCCGCGGCATCGACGGGCTCGCCCGGGTGCTGGCGATCGAGGTGCTCACGGCATCCCGCGCACTCGACCTGCGGGCGCCGCTGCAGCCCGGCCAGGGGACGGGCGCGGTGCGCGACCTCGTGCGCACGGTCGCCGCCGGCCCCGGCCCGGACCACTACGTCAGCCCCGACATCGAGGCGGTCACCGCGCTCGTGCTCTCGGGGGCCGTGGCCGAGGCCGCGGGGCTTCGGCCGGAACACCTGTTCTCGCCGGCACAGGACGAAGCCGGCGCCGATGATCCTGCCTGA
- a CDS encoding agmatinase family protein, giving the protein MTALSHDDLWPRAGAWPSFDAIPGDLDAALLGVPTWRTSLSPTGAHATPAAVRAALPRYSAALVGSDPVDLGELLRIVDAGDVDEPDGPDGEERVRMRVAELRARAGLVIALGGDNSATYPVAQASGAAGLITLDAHHDLRDGVSNGSPVRRLIEDGFEPRRIVQVGIADFANSVAYARRAAEAGITVITLGDVRRRGIDDVVGEALEIAGAGGGSIHLDVDVDVCDRSVAPGCPASVPGGLAAWELRALVRGIASEPRVVSADIVEVDATADADDARTVRLAALCVLELLAGRAGR; this is encoded by the coding sequence ATGACCGCGCTCTCCCACGATGACCTCTGGCCGCGCGCGGGCGCGTGGCCGTCGTTCGACGCCATCCCCGGCGACCTGGATGCGGCCCTGCTCGGCGTACCCACCTGGCGCACCTCGCTCTCGCCGACCGGGGCGCACGCGACCCCCGCGGCCGTGCGGGCCGCGCTCCCCCGGTACAGCGCCGCCCTCGTCGGCTCCGACCCGGTCGACCTCGGCGAGCTGCTGCGCATCGTCGACGCGGGTGACGTCGACGAGCCGGACGGCCCGGACGGCGAAGAGCGTGTGCGGATGCGGGTGGCCGAGCTGCGTGCGCGGGCGGGACTCGTGATCGCGCTCGGCGGCGACAATTCCGCCACGTATCCGGTCGCCCAGGCGTCAGGGGCCGCGGGACTGATCACCCTCGACGCGCACCACGACCTGCGCGACGGCGTCTCGAACGGCTCGCCCGTGCGTCGGCTGATCGAGGACGGATTCGAGCCGCGCCGCATCGTGCAGGTCGGGATCGCCGACTTCGCGAACTCGGTGGCCTACGCCCGCCGCGCGGCCGAGGCGGGCATCACGGTCATCACGCTCGGCGACGTCCGCCGCCGCGGCATCGACGACGTGGTCGGCGAGGCGCTGGAGATCGCAGGGGCCGGTGGCGGCAGCATCCATCTCGACGTCGACGTGGACGTGTGCGACAGGTCCGTCGCGCCCGGTTGCCCCGCGTCGGTGCCTGGCGGGCTCGCCGCCTGGGAGCTGCGTGCGCTCGTCCGCGGCATCGCATCGGAGCCGCGTGTCGTCAGCGCCGACATCGTCGAGGTCGACGCGACGGCGGACGCTGACGATGCGCGCACGGTGCGCCTGGCCGCGCTGTGCGTGCTCGAACTGCTGGCCGGGAGGGCGGGACGATGA
- a CDS encoding acyl-CoA dehydrogenase family protein has protein sequence MSVFDPAAHLPDELIDRIRSRAAVHDRENTFPSDDLAELQAAGYLSILVPAELGGGGLSLAEASVLQQRLAGAAPATALAINMHLVWTGVAKVLADRGIDSLRFVQEGAVAGEVFAFGISEAGNDLVLFGSDTDAAPHPDGGYAFTGTKIFTSLAPVWTQLGLHGLDTTSLDAPQMVYAFVPRTDAVTTRDDWDTIGMRGTQSRTTELHGAVAPADRVVRRIAPGPNPDPLVFGIFSVFELLLASVYTGIARRALEVAVATAQRRTSKKTGATYSQDPDIRWRIAEMALAYDALPPQIAALCHDVDGLADHGGQWFAQLAGVKHRAVTTAKAVVDEAILVAGGSSYFAGAELGRLYRDVLAGLFHPSDPESAHSTVATAWLGPIEG, from the coding sequence ATGAGCGTGTTCGACCCCGCCGCACATCTCCCCGACGAGCTGATCGACCGCATCCGCTCCCGCGCAGCGGTGCACGACCGCGAGAACACGTTCCCGTCCGACGACCTCGCCGAGCTGCAGGCGGCCGGCTACCTGTCGATCCTGGTGCCGGCCGAGCTCGGCGGCGGAGGACTGAGCCTCGCCGAGGCGTCGGTGCTGCAGCAGCGTCTCGCCGGCGCCGCGCCCGCCACCGCCCTCGCGATCAACATGCACCTGGTCTGGACCGGCGTCGCCAAGGTGCTCGCCGACCGCGGCATCGACAGCCTGCGATTCGTGCAGGAAGGCGCCGTCGCCGGCGAGGTCTTCGCCTTCGGCATCAGCGAGGCCGGCAACGATCTGGTGCTCTTCGGCAGCGACACGGATGCTGCGCCCCACCCGGACGGCGGCTATGCCTTCACAGGCACGAAGATCTTCACCTCGCTGGCCCCGGTCTGGACGCAACTGGGCCTCCATGGGCTGGACACCACCTCACTGGACGCGCCGCAGATGGTCTACGCCTTCGTGCCCCGCACCGACGCCGTGACCACCCGCGACGACTGGGACACGATCGGCATGCGGGGCACGCAGTCGCGCACCACCGAGCTGCACGGCGCGGTCGCGCCGGCCGACCGTGTCGTGCGGCGGATCGCCCCGGGACCCAACCCCGACCCGCTGGTGTTCGGCATCTTCAGCGTCTTCGAACTGCTGCTCGCGTCGGTGTACACCGGGATCGCACGGCGGGCGCTGGAAGTCGCGGTCGCCACGGCGCAGCGCCGGACGTCCAAGAAGACCGGCGCCACCTACAGCCAGGACCCCGACATCCGGTGGCGGATCGCGGAGATGGCGCTCGCCTACGACGCGCTCCCGCCGCAGATCGCCGCGCTCTGCCACGACGTCGACGGGCTCGCCGATCACGGCGGCCAGTGGTTCGCGCAGCTCGCCGGGGTGAAGCACCGGGCCGTCACCACGGCCAAGGCCGTGGTCGACGAGGCGATCCTCGTCGCCGGCGGGTCGTCGTACTTCGCCGGCGCCGAGCTCGGGCGCCTCTACCGCGACGTGCTGGCCGGCCTCTTCCATCCGTCCGACCCCGAGTCGGCGCACAGCACGGTGGCCACGGCGTGGCTCGGCCCGATCGAGGGGTAA
- the hutU gene encoding urocanate hydratase yields the protein MTTETTSATEPATEPATEPATERATTQATERAAAATPPGARTVRAARGAERTAKSWGAEAAKRMLMNNLDPEVAEHPEDLVVYGGTGKAARSWEAYDAIVRTLDELEPDETLLVQSGKPVGVFRTHEWAPRVLIANSNLVGDWATWPEFRRLEELGLTMYGQMTAGSWIYIGTQGILQGTYETFAAVARSLDRASLAGTLTLTGGCGGMGGAQPLAVTMNDGAVLVVDVDESRLTRRVEHGYLDEYTADLDAAVARVVAAKAAGEALSVGVVGNAAEVFPELLRRGTPIDIVTDQTSAHDPLAYLPVGVAFEDWKAAASADPEGFTVRARESMAAHVAAMVGFQDAGAAVFDYGNSIRREAELGGFDRAFAFPGFVPAYIRPLFAEGKGPFRWVALSGDPEDIAKTDRAVAELFPEDAALHRWLDKAARQVHFEGLPARICWLGYQERHLAGLKFNEMVASGELSGPIVIGRDHLDSGSVASPYRETEAMADGSDAIADWPLLNALLNTASGASWVSLHHGGGVGIGRSIHAGQVTVADGTALAAEKIARVLTNDPGTGVMRHVDAGYERAKEVARERGLKVPML from the coding sequence ATGACCACCGAGACCACGTCGGCCACCGAGCCGGCCACCGAGCCGGCCACCGAGCCGGCCACCGAGCGGGCCACCACGCAGGCCACCGAGCGGGCCGCCGCGGCCACGCCGCCCGGCGCCCGCACCGTCCGCGCCGCGCGCGGCGCGGAGCGCACCGCGAAGAGCTGGGGCGCCGAGGCCGCGAAGCGGATGCTGATGAACAACCTCGATCCGGAGGTCGCCGAGCATCCGGAGGACCTGGTCGTCTACGGCGGCACCGGCAAGGCGGCGCGCTCGTGGGAGGCGTACGACGCGATCGTGCGCACCCTCGACGAGCTCGAGCCCGATGAGACGCTGCTCGTGCAGTCGGGCAAGCCGGTCGGGGTGTTCCGCACGCACGAGTGGGCGCCGCGGGTGCTCATCGCAAACTCCAACCTGGTCGGAGACTGGGCGACGTGGCCGGAGTTCCGCCGGCTCGAAGAGCTCGGCCTCACGATGTACGGCCAGATGACCGCCGGCTCGTGGATCTACATCGGCACTCAGGGCATCCTGCAGGGCACGTATGAGACCTTCGCCGCGGTGGCGCGGTCGCTCGACCGCGCGTCGCTCGCCGGCACGCTCACCCTGACCGGCGGATGCGGCGGCATGGGCGGTGCGCAGCCGCTCGCGGTCACCATGAACGACGGCGCGGTGCTCGTCGTCGACGTCGACGAGTCGCGCCTGACCCGCCGGGTCGAGCACGGGTACCTCGACGAGTACACCGCCGACCTGGACGCCGCCGTCGCGCGCGTGGTCGCCGCGAAGGCCGCCGGCGAAGCGCTGTCGGTCGGCGTCGTCGGCAACGCCGCCGAAGTGTTCCCCGAGCTCCTCCGCCGTGGCACCCCGATCGACATCGTCACCGACCAGACCAGCGCGCACGACCCGCTCGCGTATCTGCCCGTCGGTGTGGCGTTCGAGGACTGGAAGGCGGCAGCATCCGCCGATCCGGAAGGCTTCACCGTCCGTGCGCGCGAGTCGATGGCGGCGCACGTGGCCGCGATGGTCGGATTCCAGGATGCGGGGGCCGCCGTGTTCGACTACGGCAACTCGATCCGCAGAGAGGCGGAGCTGGGCGGGTTCGACCGCGCGTTCGCGTTCCCCGGCTTCGTGCCCGCGTACATCCGCCCGCTCTTCGCCGAGGGCAAGGGGCCGTTCCGCTGGGTGGCGCTCTCGGGCGACCCGGAGGACATCGCCAAGACCGACCGTGCCGTGGCCGAGCTGTTCCCCGAGGACGCGGCACTGCACCGCTGGCTCGACAAGGCCGCGCGCCAGGTTCACTTCGAGGGGCTGCCCGCGCGGATCTGCTGGCTCGGGTACCAGGAGCGCCACCTGGCCGGGCTGAAGTTCAACGAGATGGTCGCCTCCGGCGAGCTCTCCGGCCCGATCGTGATCGGACGCGACCACCTCGACTCGGGGTCGGTGGCCTCGCCCTACCGCGAGACCGAGGCGATGGCAGACGGGTCCGACGCCATCGCCGACTGGCCGCTGCTGAACGCGCTGCTCAACACCGCCAGCGGCGCCTCGTGGGTGTCGCTGCATCACGGCGGCGGCGTCGGCATCGGCCGGTCGATCCACGCGGGGCAGGTGACCGTCGCCGACGGCACGGCGCTCGCGGCCGAGAAGATCGCGCGCGTGCTGACGAACGACCCCGGTACCGGCGTCATGCGCCACGTCGACGCCGGCTACGAGCGGGCGAAGGAGGTCGCGCGCGAGCGCGGCCTGAAGGTGCCGATGCTGTGA
- a CDS encoding DUF445 domain-containing protein: MASTPTATPVPELFEGSADQERRRALRVMKGVALGALIFMAVLFVVAFALQQQAPGWAYVRAAAEGGMVGALADWFAVTALFRHPLGIPIPHTAIIPNRKDEIGRTLGEFVETEFLRGDVVRTKLESTAIAARLGEWLAQPEHAERVAAEGAAMASGVLTALSDDDVQDVIESLAREHLIAPEWGPSLGGWLGRIVDSGAHHGAVDMGVDSIAAWLEANHAAFTGLVSRRLPSWLPSVAHRLVDDTIYNEAVKFIAAVQADAQHPARHAIDGYLTRLADNLQHDPATIGRLEDAKSTVFDSPRVRELAAEAWNTAKTGLLASLADPESSLRRRAASALAEIGGRLTAEPALQRRVDTWVTDAAVFLVDRYRHDIASIITETVERWDARETSEKIELMVGRDLQYIRLNGTIVGALAGLAIYTIANAVLG, from the coding sequence ATGGCCTCCACGCCCACCGCGACGCCGGTCCCTGAGCTGTTCGAAGGGTCCGCGGATCAGGAGCGCCGCCGCGCCCTGCGGGTGATGAAGGGCGTCGCCCTCGGCGCTCTGATCTTCATGGCGGTGCTCTTCGTCGTCGCGTTCGCGCTGCAGCAGCAGGCGCCCGGCTGGGCGTACGTGCGGGCGGCCGCCGAAGGCGGCATGGTGGGCGCCCTGGCCGACTGGTTCGCCGTGACCGCACTGTTCCGGCATCCGCTCGGCATCCCGATCCCGCACACGGCGATCATCCCGAATCGCAAGGACGAGATCGGCCGCACGCTCGGCGAGTTCGTCGAGACCGAGTTCCTCCGCGGCGACGTCGTGCGCACCAAGCTCGAGTCGACAGCGATCGCCGCGCGCCTCGGCGAATGGCTCGCACAGCCCGAGCATGCCGAGCGCGTCGCCGCCGAGGGGGCGGCCATGGCCTCGGGCGTGCTCACCGCGCTCAGCGACGACGACGTCCAGGACGTCATCGAGAGTCTCGCCCGCGAGCACCTCATCGCACCCGAGTGGGGTCCGTCGCTCGGCGGATGGCTCGGTCGCATCGTCGACTCCGGCGCACATCACGGCGCCGTGGACATGGGGGTCGACAGCATCGCCGCGTGGCTCGAGGCCAATCACGCCGCCTTCACCGGGCTCGTCTCCCGCCGGCTGCCGTCGTGGCTGCCCTCGGTGGCGCACCGGCTGGTGGACGACACGATCTACAACGAGGCCGTCAAGTTCATCGCCGCCGTGCAGGCCGACGCGCAGCATCCCGCCCGCCACGCGATCGACGGGTACCTGACCAGGCTCGCCGACAACCTGCAGCACGACCCCGCCACCATCGGCCGCCTCGAAGACGCCAAGAGCACCGTGTTCGACAGCCCGCGCGTGCGCGAACTCGCCGCCGAGGCGTGGAACACCGCGAAGACGGGTCTGCTCGCCTCGCTCGCCGACCCCGAGAGCAGTCTGCGCCGCCGCGCCGCGAGCGCCCTCGCCGAGATCGGCGGGCGCCTGACCGCGGAGCCGGCCCTGCAGCGACGCGTCGACACGTGGGTCACCGACGCCGCGGTGTTCCTCGTCGACCGCTACCGGCACGACATCGCCTCGATCATCACCGAGACGGTGGAGCGGTGGGATGCCCGCGAGACGAGCGAGAAGATCGAGCTCATGGTGGGCCGCGACCTGCAGTACATCCGCCTGAACGGCACCATCGTGGGAGCCCTCGCCGGGCTCGCCATCTACACCATCGCGAACGCGGTCCTCGGCTAG
- a CDS encoding SixA phosphatase family protein: MIELVLVRHAKSDWGSPALDDHERPLNARGRRDAPAMAARLAATGFRPDVILASTAVRARTTAEAFGAELAVAVHLDEELYGAPARTLLATAAASGAGSVVVVAHDPGMSALADRLSDGDIAQMPTCAVARFTWDTDDWDVATAIDPVSWAFDAPGH, encoded by the coding sequence ATGATCGAACTGGTGCTGGTGCGGCACGCGAAGTCGGACTGGGGGTCGCCCGCGCTCGACGACCACGAGCGCCCGCTGAACGCGCGCGGCCGGCGGGACGCTCCTGCGATGGCCGCCCGGCTCGCGGCGACGGGCTTCCGCCCGGACGTGATCCTGGCGAGCACCGCGGTGCGCGCACGGACGACGGCGGAGGCCTTCGGCGCCGAGCTCGCGGTCGCCGTCCACCTCGACGAGGAGCTCTACGGGGCCCCGGCGCGCACGCTGCTCGCGACGGCGGCGGCCTCCGGCGCGGGATCGGTCGTGGTCGTCGCCCATGACCCCGGGATGTCCGCCCTCGCCGACCGGCTCTCCGACGGCGACATCGCGCAGATGCCCACCTGTGCGGTCGCCCGCTTCACCTGGGACACCGACGACTGGGACGTCGCCACCGCGATCGACCCCGTGTCGTGGGCGTTCGACGCGCCCGGGCACTAG
- a CDS encoding gamma-glutamylcyclotransferase family protein, whose protein sequence is MNAPADQLLFSYGVFLDPEVQRTTFGRVVESEPATLSGYTADYVEITDARFADLSGLTMHPRLRATGNPRDKVTGRVLQVTDAELDAIDQLQVTMFRRAQVTLADGSDAWIYVPA, encoded by the coding sequence ATGAATGCGCCCGCCGACCAGCTGCTCTTCAGCTACGGGGTCTTCCTGGACCCCGAGGTGCAGCGCACGACCTTCGGGCGCGTGGTCGAGAGCGAGCCGGCGACCCTCTCCGGCTACACCGCCGACTACGTCGAGATCACCGATGCCCGATTCGCCGATCTGAGCGGCCTGACGATGCACCCTCGGCTGCGCGCCACCGGCAATCCGCGCGACAAGGTGACCGGGCGGGTGCTGCAGGTCACCGATGCCGAGCTCGACGCCATCGATCAGCTGCAGGTGACCATGTTCCGACGCGCGCAGGTGACCCTCGCCGACGGCAGCGACGCCTGGATCTACGTGCCCGCATGA
- the hutI gene encoding imidazolonepropionase has protein sequence MSAVLITNIGELTTNVGAEGDPCGTMTDAAVLVVGDRIAWVGPAAEAPDASARFARSTTGGEPHAVEVVDAGGRAVIPGFVDSHTHLVFGGDRAEEFAARMAGQSYAAGGIRTTVAATRAATDDELRHRLSGFVDELHAQGTTTFEVKTGYGLTVADEERLARLAAEVTPEVTFLGAHVVPVEYADRRDDYVDLVAGPMLDAVAPHSRWIDVFCETGAFTPAETERILAAGAARGLGIRVHGNQLGQGDGVRIAVALGAASVDHCTYLSDDDVASLAASDTVATLLPGVEFSTRQPYPDARRLIDAGVTVALASDCNPGSSFTSSMPLMIALAVREMGMTPAEAVWAATAGGARALRRDDVGVIAPGARADLVLLNALTRVHLAYRPGVPLVERVWRGGAELTR, from the coding sequence GTGAGCGCCGTGCTGATCACGAACATCGGCGAGCTGACCACGAACGTCGGCGCCGAAGGAGACCCGTGCGGCACGATGACGGATGCTGCGGTGCTCGTCGTCGGCGACCGCATCGCCTGGGTCGGTCCTGCGGCGGAAGCCCCGGACGCTTCGGCTCGCTTCGCTCGCTCAACGACCGGCGGGGAGCCCCACGCCGTCGAGGTCGTCGACGCGGGCGGGCGCGCGGTCATCCCGGGGTTCGTCGACAGCCACACGCACCTCGTCTTCGGCGGCGATCGCGCCGAGGAGTTCGCCGCGCGCATGGCGGGGCAGTCATATGCCGCGGGCGGCATCCGCACGACAGTGGCCGCGACCCGCGCGGCGACCGACGACGAGCTGCGGCACCGGCTGTCCGGATTCGTCGACGAGCTGCACGCGCAGGGCACGACGACCTTCGAGGTCAAGACCGGCTACGGGCTCACCGTCGCCGACGAGGAGCGCCTCGCCCGGCTGGCCGCGGAGGTGACGCCCGAGGTCACCTTCCTGGGCGCGCACGTGGTGCCGGTCGAGTATGCCGATCGCCGCGACGACTACGTCGACCTGGTCGCCGGTCCGATGCTTGACGCCGTCGCACCGCACAGCCGCTGGATCGACGTCTTCTGCGAGACCGGTGCCTTCACCCCCGCGGAGACCGAGCGCATCCTCGCGGCGGGCGCCGCGCGGGGCCTCGGCATCCGCGTGCACGGCAACCAGCTCGGCCAGGGCGACGGCGTGCGGATCGCGGTCGCGCTGGGTGCCGCATCCGTCGACCACTGCACGTACCTCTCCGACGACGACGTGGCATCCCTCGCCGCGAGCGACACGGTCGCGACCCTGCTGCCCGGCGTCGAGTTCTCGACCCGACAGCCCTACCCCGACGCCCGGCGGCTCATCGACGCGGGCGTCACCGTCGCCCTCGCCAGCGACTGCAATCCCGGCTCGAGCTTCACGAGCTCGATGCCGCTGATGATCGCCCTCGCGGTGCGCGAGATGGGGATGACCCCCGCCGAGGCGGTCTGGGCGGCGACGGCCGGCGGCGCCCGAGCCCTGCGGCGCGACGACGTGGGCGTGATCGCCCCGGGCGCCCGGGCCGACCTCGTGCTGCTGAACGCGCTCACGCGCGTGCACCTGGCCTACCGGCCGGGAGTGCCTTTGGTCGAGCGGGTGTGGCGGGGCGGCGCTGAACTGACTCGGTGA
- a CDS encoding pilus assembly protein CpaE: MISTELAVALRSAGLVWHPRSGDRFQLDEPEFEADVFTVSEMTIEPREYPTGRILSFNGTTEWALDSVALEDALWLPHESQLREMLRGAFRSLRRLTDTHEVEIVLRRGQDPEETLVFAHPEPADAYALAVLEMLRRIA; encoded by the coding sequence ATGATCTCGACGGAACTGGCTGTCGCCCTGCGCTCCGCGGGCCTGGTGTGGCATCCCCGCTCCGGCGACCGGTTCCAGCTCGACGAGCCGGAGTTCGAGGCTGACGTCTTCACGGTCAGCGAGATGACGATCGAGCCTCGCGAGTACCCGACCGGCCGCATCCTCTCCTTCAACGGCACGACCGAATGGGCGCTGGACTCGGTGGCGCTCGAGGACGCCCTGTGGCTCCCGCACGAGAGCCAGCTGCGCGAGATGCTGCGCGGGGCGTTCCGGTCGCTCCGGCGCCTGACCGACACGCACGAAGTCGAGATCGTCCTCCGGCGGGGTCAGGACCCGGAGGAGACGCTCGTGTTCGCGCATCCGGAGCCTGCCGACGCCTACGCGCTCGCCGTGCTGGAGATGCTCCGCCGCATCGCCTGA
- a CDS encoding alpha/beta fold hydrolase — protein MPAPVTLPRLSWGDPASSQRALLVHGLGSNGALMWRYANALADAGWRADAVDLRGHGTAPRTLDYTIPAYAADLLAARADATDAPWDLVIGHSLGGAAATLAAADRPGWTRRLVLIDPAIHLLPADREIVRESQAASFANPTVAFVRSEHPHWHEHDIELKALSAQQASPWAVEQTSIQNPDWDVRDAAARLSVPTHIIASDPKVYSIFAGTLIDEVLANPLAAVSVIAGAGHSPHRDKPDETIAELLEVLG, from the coding sequence ATGCCTGCACCCGTCACCCTGCCCCGGCTGTCGTGGGGCGACCCCGCGTCGTCGCAACGCGCCCTCCTCGTCCACGGCCTCGGATCGAACGGCGCCCTGATGTGGCGCTACGCGAACGCCCTCGCCGACGCCGGCTGGCGCGCGGACGCCGTGGATCTCCGCGGCCACGGCACCGCGCCGCGCACGCTCGACTACACGATCCCCGCGTATGCGGCGGACCTGCTGGCCGCGCGCGCCGATGCGACCGACGCGCCATGGGATCTCGTCATCGGGCACTCGCTCGGCGGCGCCGCCGCCACCCTCGCCGCCGCCGACCGACCAGGGTGGACGCGCCGGCTCGTGCTCATCGACCCGGCGATCCATCTGCTGCCCGCCGATCGCGAGATCGTCCGCGAGAGCCAGGCCGCCTCGTTCGCGAACCCGACGGTCGCCTTCGTCCGCTCCGAGCACCCGCACTGGCACGAGCACGACATCGAGCTGAAGGCGCTCTCGGCGCAGCAGGCGAGCCCCTGGGCGGTCGAGCAGACCAGCATCCAGAATCCCGACTGGGACGTGCGGGATGCCGCGGCCCGCCTCAGCGTGCCGACGCACATCATCGCGAGCGACCCGAAGGTGTACTCGATCTTCGCGGGCACCCTCATCGACGAAGTGCTCGCCAACCCGCTCGCCGCCGTCTCGGTGATCGCGGGAGCCGGCCACTCGCCGCACCGCGACAAGCCGGACGAGACCATCGCGGAGCTCCTGGAGGTGCTCGGATGA
- a CDS encoding iron chaperone, which yields MNAAKDTKSGFSADERAAMRQRAAELKAEQRKGKSPAERQAIDRQDLVDAIAGLPDDDRAIAERIDEIVTSAAPHLLSKTWYGFPAYTRDGKVVVFFKPASKFKSRYATLGFEEAAELDEGSMWSTSYAITSLSKADEKLIAELVARAAG from the coding sequence GTGAACGCAGCCAAAGACACCAAGTCCGGATTCTCCGCCGACGAGCGCGCAGCGATGCGCCAGCGCGCCGCCGAGCTCAAGGCCGAGCAGCGCAAGGGGAAGAGCCCCGCCGAGCGCCAGGCGATCGACCGCCAGGATCTCGTCGACGCCATCGCCGGCCTCCCCGACGACGACCGCGCGATCGCCGAGCGCATCGACGAGATCGTGACCTCGGCGGCCCCTCATCTGCTGTCCAAGACCTGGTACGGCTTCCCCGCCTACACGCGCGACGGCAAGGTCGTCGTCTTCTTCAAGCCGGCGTCGAAGTTCAAGAGCCGATACGCCACCCTCGGCTTCGAAGAGGCCGCCGAGCTCGACGAGGGCAGCATGTGGTCGACGTCGTACGCCATCACCTCGCTGTCGAAGGCCGACGAGAAGCTGATCGCCGAGCTGGTCGCCCGCGCCGCCGGCTGA